A window of the Streptomyces sp. Ag109_O5-10 genome harbors these coding sequences:
- a CDS encoding carboxyl transferase domain-containing protein: MDQAPELTSAADPASEAFRANEEAHRVLVEELRGKLAVAALGGGEKARARHTARGKLLPRDRVDALLDPGSPFLELAPLAADGMYDGAAPAAGVIAGIGRVSGRECVIVANDATVKGGTYYPMTVKKHLRAQEVALDNRLPCVYLVDSGGAFLPMQDEVFPDRDHFGRIFYNQARMSGAGIPQIAAVLGSCTAGGAYVPAMSDEAVIVRNQGTIFLGGPPLVKAATGEVVTAEELGGGEVHSRVSGVTDHLAEDDAHALRIVRNIAATLPARRALPWEVAPVTEPKVDPYGLYGAVPVDSRTPYDVREIIARVVDGSRFAEFKAEFGQTLVTGFARIHGHPVGIVANNGILFSESAQKGAHFIELCDQRGIPLVFLQNISGFMVGKDYEAGGIAKHGAKMVTAVACTRVPKLTVVVGGSYGAGNYSMCGRAYSPRFLWMWPNAKISVMGGEQAASVLATVKRDQLAARGEDWPAEDEEAFKAPVRAQYERQGNAYYATARLWDDGVIDPLDTRQVLGLALTACGNAPLGEPRFGVFRM; the protein is encoded by the coding sequence ATGGACCAGGCACCGGAGCTGACGAGCGCGGCGGACCCCGCGTCGGAGGCCTTTCGGGCCAACGAGGAGGCGCATCGCGTCCTCGTCGAGGAGCTGCGCGGCAAGCTCGCCGTGGCCGCGCTCGGCGGCGGCGAGAAGGCGCGGGCCCGGCACACCGCGCGCGGCAAGCTGCTGCCCCGGGACCGGGTGGACGCCCTCCTCGACCCCGGCTCGCCGTTCCTGGAGCTGGCTCCCCTGGCCGCCGACGGGATGTACGACGGAGCGGCCCCGGCGGCCGGCGTGATCGCCGGGATCGGCCGGGTCAGCGGCCGCGAGTGCGTGATCGTCGCCAACGACGCCACGGTCAAGGGCGGCACGTACTACCCGATGACCGTGAAGAAGCACCTGCGGGCACAGGAGGTGGCCCTCGACAACCGGCTGCCGTGCGTGTACCTGGTCGACTCCGGCGGCGCCTTCCTGCCCATGCAGGACGAGGTCTTCCCGGACCGCGACCACTTCGGGCGGATCTTCTACAACCAGGCCCGGATGTCGGGTGCGGGCATCCCGCAGATCGCCGCCGTCCTCGGGTCGTGCACGGCGGGCGGGGCCTACGTCCCGGCGATGAGCGACGAGGCGGTCATCGTCCGGAACCAGGGGACGATCTTCCTGGGCGGCCCCCCGCTGGTGAAGGCCGCCACCGGTGAGGTCGTCACCGCCGAGGAGCTGGGCGGCGGCGAGGTGCACTCCCGTGTCTCCGGCGTCACCGACCACCTCGCCGAGGACGACGCGCACGCGCTCAGGATCGTCCGGAACATCGCCGCCACCCTCCCGGCCCGGCGGGCGCTTCCCTGGGAGGTCGCGCCCGTCACCGAGCCCAAGGTGGACCCCTACGGCCTGTACGGCGCCGTCCCCGTCGACTCCCGGACCCCCTACGACGTCCGCGAGATCATCGCGCGGGTCGTCGACGGCTCCCGGTTCGCCGAGTTCAAGGCGGAGTTCGGGCAGACCCTGGTCACCGGCTTCGCCCGCATCCACGGCCACCCGGTCGGCATCGTCGCCAACAACGGCATCCTGTTCTCCGAGTCCGCCCAGAAGGGCGCCCACTTCATCGAGCTGTGCGACCAGCGCGGCATCCCGCTCGTCTTCCTGCAGAACATCTCCGGCTTCATGGTCGGCAAGGACTACGAGGCCGGCGGCATCGCCAAGCACGGCGCGAAGATGGTCACGGCGGTGGCGTGCACGCGGGTGCCGAAGCTGACGGTGGTGGTCGGCGGCTCGTACGGCGCCGGGAACTACTCCATGTGCGGCCGGGCCTACTCCCCCCGCTTCCTGTGGATGTGGCCCAACGCCAAGATCTCCGTCATGGGCGGCGAGCAGGCGGCCAGCGTCCTCGCCACGGTCAAGCGCGACCAGCTGGCGGCCCGCGGCGAGGACTGGCCGGCCGAGGACGAGGAGGCCTTCAAGGCCCCCGTCCGCGCCCAGTACGAGCGGCAGGGCAACGCCTACTACGCGACCGCCCGCCTGTGGGACGACGGGGTCATCGACCCCCTCGACACCCGGCAGGTGCTGGGACTGGCCCTGACGGCCTGTGGCAACGCGCCGCTGGGTGAACCCCGGTTCGGCGTCTTCCGGATGTGA
- a CDS encoding biotin carboxylase N-terminal domain-containing protein translates to MFDTVLVANRGEIAVRVIRTLRSLGVRSVAVYSDADADARHVREADTAVRIGPAPAAESYLSVPRLLAAAATSGAQAVHPGYGFLAENAAFARACEEAGLVFIGPPADAIALMGDKIRAKETVAAAGVPVVPGGRDPELAEAARALGAPVLLKPSAGGGGKGMRLVRDLTLLDEEIAAARREARASFGDDTLLVERWVDRPRHIEIQVLADGHGNVVHLGERECSLQRRHQKVIEEAPSVLLDEATRAAMGEAAVQAARSCGYRGAGTVEFIVPGGDPSSYYFMEMNTRLQVEHPVTELVTGLDLVEWQLRVAAGERLGFAQEDVRLTGHAVEARICAEDPARGFLPTGGTVLLLREPQGDGVRTDSGLSEGSEVGSLYDPMLSKVIAYGPDRETSLRKLRGALAETVTLGVQTNAGFLRRLLAHPAVVAGELDTGLVERVVDELVTHDVPDEVYEAAAAVRLEALRPLAADGRWTDPFSVPSGWRLGGTPKPVAFHLRVQDPVEYTPRGTHTVTADRVSVTLDGVRHSFRHTADWLGRDGDAWQVRDHDPVAASLNRTAHAGADSLTAPMPGTVTVVKVAVGDEVTAGQSLLVVEAMKMEHVISAPHAGTVAELDVTPGATVAMDQVLAVIAPHEEETA, encoded by the coding sequence GTGTTCGACACCGTACTCGTGGCCAACCGGGGCGAGATCGCCGTCCGGGTCATCCGTACGCTCCGCTCGCTGGGCGTCCGCTCGGTGGCCGTGTACTCCGACGCGGACGCGGACGCGCGGCACGTCCGGGAGGCCGACACCGCGGTCCGGATCGGTCCGGCACCGGCGGCCGAGAGCTATCTGTCCGTGCCGCGGCTGCTGGCGGCGGCCGCGACCAGCGGCGCCCAGGCGGTCCACCCGGGGTACGGCTTCCTCGCCGAGAACGCGGCCTTCGCGCGAGCCTGCGAGGAGGCCGGGCTGGTCTTCATCGGCCCGCCCGCGGACGCCATCGCGCTGATGGGCGACAAGATCCGCGCCAAGGAGACGGTCGCCGCGGCCGGGGTGCCGGTGGTGCCCGGCGGCCGTGACCCCGAACTCGCCGAGGCCGCCCGCGCGTTGGGGGCACCCGTGCTCCTCAAGCCGTCCGCGGGCGGCGGCGGCAAGGGCATGCGGCTGGTGCGCGACCTGACCCTTCTGGACGAGGAGATCGCCGCCGCCCGCCGCGAGGCCCGCGCCTCCTTCGGCGACGACACCCTCCTCGTCGAGCGGTGGGTCGACCGGCCCCGGCACATCGAGATCCAGGTCCTGGCCGACGGCCACGGCAACGTCGTCCACCTCGGCGAGCGCGAGTGCTCGCTCCAGCGCCGGCACCAGAAGGTGATCGAGGAGGCGCCCAGCGTGCTCCTCGACGAGGCGACGCGGGCGGCGATGGGCGAGGCCGCGGTGCAGGCGGCGCGCTCGTGCGGGTACCGGGGAGCGGGCACGGTGGAGTTCATCGTGCCGGGCGGCGACCCGTCGTCGTACTACTTCATGGAGATGAACACCCGCCTCCAGGTGGAGCACCCGGTCACCGAACTCGTCACCGGACTCGACCTGGTGGAGTGGCAGCTGCGGGTGGCGGCCGGGGAGCGGCTCGGGTTCGCGCAGGAGGACGTCCGGCTCACCGGGCACGCGGTCGAGGCCCGGATCTGCGCCGAGGACCCGGCGCGCGGCTTCCTGCCCACCGGCGGCACCGTGCTGCTGCTGCGCGAACCGCAGGGCGACGGCGTCCGCACCGACTCCGGGCTCAGCGAGGGCTCCGAGGTCGGCAGCCTGTACGACCCGATGCTGTCCAAGGTGATCGCGTACGGCCCGGACCGGGAGACCTCGCTCCGGAAGCTGCGCGGGGCCCTCGCGGAGACGGTCACCCTCGGCGTGCAGACCAATGCGGGTTTCCTGCGCCGCCTCCTTGCCCATCCGGCGGTGGTGGCGGGCGAGTTGGACACCGGCCTGGTCGAGCGGGTGGTGGACGAACTGGTCACCCACGACGTACCGGACGAGGTGTACGAGGCGGCGGCGGCCGTACGGCTCGAGGCGCTGCGGCCGCTCGCGGCGGACGGGCGCTGGACGGACCCCTTCTCGGTGCCCAGCGGCTGGCGGCTCGGCGGTACTCCCAAGCCGGTCGCCTTCCACCTCCGGGTGCAGGACCCGGTGGAGTACACCCCGCGCGGCACGCACACCGTCACCGCCGACCGCGTGTCGGTGACGCTGGACGGCGTCCGGCACAGCTTCCGGCACACCGCCGACTGGCTCGGCCGCGACGGCGACGCCTGGCAGGTCCGCGACCACGACCCGGTCGCCGCCTCGCTGAACCGCACCGCGCACGCCGGCGCCGACTCCCTCACCGCGCCCATGCCCGGCACGGTGACCGTCGTGAAGGTCGCCGTCGGCGACGAGGTCACCGCCGGGCAGAGCCTGCTGGTGGTGGAGGCGATGAAGATGGAGCACGTCATCTCCGCCCCGCACGCCGGCACGGTCGCCGAACTCGACGTGACGCCCGGCGCCACGGTCGCCATGGACCAGGTGCTGGCCGTGATCGCCCCGCACGAGGAGGAGACGGCATGA